A part of Aegilops tauschii subsp. strangulata cultivar AL8/78 chromosome 2, Aet v6.0, whole genome shotgun sequence genomic DNA contains:
- the LOC141040949 gene encoding uncharacterized protein, producing the protein MASWEELRGLFITCFAAPVAHAVTALLGGSQALASDRHIKQFFHQMGAAHMQHGAPPGWVAPKADLTFDSRDHPATTAGTGAHPMLWTPTICNVAVTRTLIDGVVSLNVLSMEAFGLLHVPHGRLRPTKHFSGVVDGSTCPLGQICLPITFDTRDNYRTKLIDFNIGRISLPYNAILGYSALAKFMEVTHPGYNLMKMSGSSGILTVAGDTEDALMALKLAFRVLVDEYCGSGSTFTIGAGLPPDQEEALVSFLRANKDVFAWEVADLVGVPRGVIERHLMVCPNARPVKRKARRLARNPVIVSKKGGKERMCVDLTSLNKACPQDPFPLPRIDQIVDSTAECDLLCFLDAFSGYHQIKLALQDVEKMAFLTPCGVYCYTCMLFRLRNAGATFKWLMHIALGQRLGRNIEVYIGDIVVKSREARTLVEDLEDTFASLCKKAIERMSPLQTLKEMQKLAGCVTSLGRFISKLGERALPFLKLMKKKGPFEWTP; encoded by the exons atggcctcctgggaggagctgcgcggcctcttcATCACGTGTTTCGCGGCGCCAGTGGCCCACGCCGTcacggccctcctcggcggctcgcaggcGCTGGCCTCGGACCGCCACATCAAGCAGTTCTTCCACCAGATGGGCGCCGCCCACATGCAGCACGGAGCTCCTCCGGGCTGGGTGGCGCctaaggccgacctcaccttcgactcaaggGACCACCCCGCGACCACGGCCGGCACCGGCGCGCACCCGATGCTCTGGActcccaccatctgcaacgtagcGGTCACGaggaccctcatcgacggcgtcGTCAGCCTCAATGTCCTCTCCATGGAAGCATTTGGCCTGCTTCATGTGCCCCACGGCCGGCTCCGCCCCACCAAGCATTTCTCCGGGGTCGTCGACGGCTCCACCTGCCCCTTGGGGCAGATCTGCCTCCCCATCACCTTCgacacccgcgacaactaccgcaccaagctcatcgacttcaacATCGGCCGCATcagcctgccgtacaacgccattctTGGGTACtcggccttggccaagttcatggaggTAACCCATCCCggctacaacctcatgaagatgtcGGGAAGCAGCGGCATTCTCACTGTGGCAGGGGACACCGAGGATGCGCTCATGGCACTCAAGCTTGCCTTCAGG GTGCTGGTCGATGAATATTGTGGATCGGGCTctaccttcaccataggtgccggccTCCCTCCAGACCAAGAAGAGGCGTTGGTCAGCTTCCTCCGCGCGAATAAGGACGTGTTCGCGTGGGAAGTGGCGGACCTGGTCGGGGTCCCTCGTGGGGTAATCGAGCGCCATCTGATGGTGTGCCCCAACGCACGCCCTGTAAAGCGGAAGGCGCGGAG ATTGGCTCGGAACCCGGTCATCGTCTCCAAGaagggcgggaaggagcgcatgtgcgttGACTTGACCAGCCTAAACAAGGCATGTCCTCAAGACCCCTTCCCTctcccgcgcatcgaccaaatcgtcgactccaccgccgagtgcgattTACTATGCTTCCTGGACGCCTTCTCAGGCTATCACCAAATCAAGTTGGCGCTGCAGGACGTTGAGAAGATGGCTTttctgaccccgtgtggggtgtactgctacacgtGCATGTTGTTCAGGTTGCGCAATGCCGGAGCAACCTTCAAGTGGCtaatgcacatcgccttgggccAGCGGCTCGGGAGGAACATCGAGGTGTACATCGGCGACATAGTGGTGaaatctcgggaggcgagaacacTAGTCGAGGATCTGGAGGATACTTTCGCCAGCCTGTGCAAG AAAGCCATAGAAAGGATGAGCCCGCtgcaaaccctcaaggagatgcagaagctggcgGGCTGCGTAACCTCACtcgggcgcttcatctccaagctaggggagcgcgccctccccttcttGAAGCTAATGAaaaagaagggcccgttcgagtggactccgTAG